The sequence below is a genomic window from Gossypium hirsutum isolate 1008001.06 chromosome A11, Gossypium_hirsutum_v2.1, whole genome shotgun sequence.
ttgtttgctTCCAGGATTATTTAGTGGCAACATTAGAGATGGTTTTAGTTCCTTTTACATCTGTTAAATCTGAAGGTGTTTCTGACTCTGTTCTTTCCGGTGCTACTTATGGGACTGCTATGGTAGGTCATTCTTGCACCCTTTCTTAttattaagaaataataatactCAATCGTTTACTtgctatttgattttttttttcagctTCATCATGTTGGAGCACCTCTTTCACAGCCAATTGCACCTGTGACTTATATGTGGCGTCCTCATCAGGGGAGTAAAAAAGATGACAACAATAATTGCCTTGATGTGGTTGGAACTAAGGAGCAATGTAGAACCAACTATGGTTCTTGCTTTCGCCAACTTTGGGTTTGGATCCATGCCTCAGCTTTTAATGAGGGATATGATGCTCTAAAATGTGCTTGTCAGAAACTGGTAAATCATCCATCTTTGAACTTTATGAGAATGTTTAAATTATAGTACAATTTCATGGAACTCATGAATGTGAGCAAGCTCTTTCATTTGGTCTTACATAGACATTAAACAGAAAGAGTTGTATATATCACAAGCCGTTATTGGGTTAGATGCTCAGTTCTGCATCTAATTATTTTCCAGATGATTGAGAGAGGCATCACCATTAATTGTTTTTCACATGAGGGTCAACTTGCAAGATTGGAATTAATTGGGTCCAAGGCATTTCAACTTCTTCAGAAGACTGTTCATCCTGTCTCTTGGTTAGTTATTTAGCATAGATTCTGGTCATTTTGTACTAAGATAAGACTTTAAAATGAGCTGACTGAGTTTATTGCCCTTGCAGCATCGTGGAGAATTCTTGGCGACTACAGAAGTGTTCATTTCAGAGGGATAGGGATGACTTTCAAAATAAAAACTCTTTTACACTTGAAGATGAGGAATGTAGTCCTTCTTGTGCTATTTTATCTTTTACCGTCAAGGATCCTCGTCTATTGCCCACAAAAGAGACCAAAGATTTTCATGAGCCAGATTCTATCATTGATATGCAAGAAGTTGGAGCCAGTGACCATATTAGTTTAACTGGAAATTTAGATAAGAACAAAAAGGTAGCCTCACCCTCATGTCCAAAACCTGAAGGAATTGAAACTTTATCTGGTGGGAGGAATTTGTGGGATTCTAGCAGTAGAATAGATCCTCCAGAGGAAGAAAACGAACTTTGCATGGAAAAGCATCAGCAGCGGATGGGTTTCTTTTGCCTTGATGAACCAAAACCAGGGCCTCCAAAGACTTCGAACAAGGTGCAGTGCTCGTGTTCTTGCCCTATTTTGcttctaaaaaataataacaagaaggGCTCTCCTATGGGGTAACTACTTTGTTCCTTTCCCCCCAAATATTAATTATCTCTAGAAATAAGTTGATCACTAGAATTTTGATGCACAAGAATTTGTTTCAGCATTATTCTTGCATTTAAGAACCATATATCATACCAATTTGAATAAGGATAAAAGTGTTTGAGTTCATTCTTACATTACATAACATTTTGATGTAGTGTTGTGCTATGTCttctatttcacaaaaaaaattatctcGTGCCAAATGCAGCAGTGCCACAAAAGAGAGAGAGGGGAGGCCTTTAGACACAAGCACAATGGAGACAAAAGGTCTAGTGCACACAAGGACAAGAGCTCTAAGCTCAGCTCACTTACTTGTGCCTTATTTTGTTTTAAGTTTAAGCATGAGAATTGGAACTTGGATGTTTAACGCAACGGTTTTCTATGCTGCTTTAGGATAGATCCAGCAGGAACATTATCTCGTTTTGCCTGCCACTATGGAGGCAATTTTCTTTGAAAAATCTTGATTCAGAAATGTCAACTCATGAATAATTTTTTCCCTCATTCTTTGTTGCAGATGGTCTATTGTAGTACCTATAAGTTGGGCTAGGGTCTTCTGGAATTTTCTTGTCTCCAAAGGGGCCCATGTGATTGGGCTGAGAGAAAAACACTGGATTGCTTGTGAAGTAAGTGTTTGGTCCTAAGAATCCTCTCTTGGAATACCCACTTATCCAGCGCtgcatgttaattttttttctttattgcaGATTGGATTGCCTTATTTTCCTTCTGATTTCCCCGATTGCAATTCATACTTGACCTTAAATGAAATTGAAGCCGCTGCCTCTAGGAAAAATGCAGAGCAGCATCCTCCTGCTGTAAGACCTTTTAGAATTCCTATTCCATCACCTTGGAATGTTGTCCATACTGCTTTTGACAAGCTGTCCAGGAGGGTTAAAGAAGCTCAAGTTTCAAGTGGAGAAAATATAGTTCGGAAATACTCGATGAGTAATTCAAGTTGTGAAAGAAGTGATGTTACATCATTGAGATATCGTGATTCATTTGGTGGCATTGTTGCAAGGACATCTAGTTTGCTGACTGAATTCTTGAATGGCATTCAGGGTGAACATTTACTTCTATTTCCTCAATTGCAAAATAGAAAATCAAGTCTTGTTAAGGTTATGAAGGACAAAAACATGATGGAAAAAGGCCAAAATGGGATTACTCAAATTAGCTATAACCATAAGTTATGTTTTGTAAGGGTTCATCTTCATGCATACAAGGAGGGTGTTTTTGAAGACGGAGCTGTTATATGTGCTCCATGTCTCACTGATATATCAATGTGGACTTGCAGGTAGTGATTCGATTACACTGTGTATATTCCAAGTGATACTTAATTTGAAATCTGCTATCTTGCTTGGTTGTGAATGGGTAAACCTGCATGTATGTCTTCTAATTATTGGGGCTTTGCTAATGGAGTTATCTACCTGAAATGTATTCACTCCAACATGCTTGGTACATCTAGAGCGCCATTGCAAGGAAAATATAAGTTCATGCTCTGATCCCTTTTTCTGGGTGAAAGT
It includes:
- the LOC107922772 gene encoding ribonucleases P/MRP protein subunit POP1 isoform X3 → MAVEGSKKPQASASQPPRKINLQKFAESRAAELESLHSTVSARLNNDFRSRRNKRRRTTAFDNEASKKRNRKRQRLIKVDKSNVSGLETEQKKNESPLPRRLRRRLELKNNPQSGFVTSGDGTKRLRTHVWHAKRFTMAKRWGFYLPLGLHGRGGGSRAVLRWFKQGVLLHDASYNIAVQLEGPEDYLVATLEMVLVPFTSVKSEGVSDSVLSGATYGTAMLHHVGAPLSQPIAPVTYMWRPHQGSKKDDNNNCLDVVGTKEQCRTNYGSCFRQLWVWIHASAFNEGYDALKCACQKLMIERGITINCFSHEGQLARLELIGSKAFQLLQKTVHPVSCIVENSWRLQKCSFQRDRDDFQNKNSFTLEDEECSPSCAILSFTVKDPRLLPTKETKDFHEPDSIIDMQEVGASDHISLTGNLDKNKKVASPSCPKPEGIETLSGGRNLWDSSSRIDPPEEENELCMEKHQQRMGFFCLDEPKPGPPKTSNKVQCSCSCPILLLKNNNKKGSPMGWSIVVPISWARVFWNFLVSKGAHVIGLREKHWIACEIGLPYFPSDFPDCNSYLTLNEIEAAASRKNAEQHPPAVRPFRIPIPSPWNVVHTAFDKLSRRVKEAQVSSGENIVRKYSMSNSSCERSDVTSLRYRDSFGGIVARTSSLLTEFLNGIQGFIFMHTRRVFLKTELLYVLHVSLIYQCGLAGSIEGRLEMPNSAVGSYFKEQPSGKWELNVPDDPASREYHRWPVGFVTTGFVRGSKKPTAEAFCEAVLLASLREEQWKEMTVNRRRKEIYVLVRNLRSSAYRVALATIILEEEEEDVRFL
- the LOC107922772 gene encoding ribonucleases P/MRP protein subunit POP1 isoform X1, with product MAVEGSKKPQASASQPPRKINLQKFAESRAAELESLHSTVSARLNNDFRSRRNKRRRTTAFDNEASKKRNRKRQRLIKVDKSNVSGLETEQKKNESPLPRRLRRRLELKNNPQSGFVTSGDGTKRLRTHVWHAKRFTMAKRWGFYLPLGLHGRGGGSRAVLRWFKQGVLLHDASYNIAVQLEGPEDYLVATLEMVLVPFTSVKSEGVSDSVLSGATYGTAMLHHVGAPLSQPIAPVTYMWRPHQGSKKDDNNNCLDVVGTKEQCRTNYGSCFRQLWVWIHASAFNEGYDALKCACQKLMIERGITINCFSHEGQLARLELIGSKAFQLLQKTVHPVSCIVENSWRLQKCSFQRDRDDFQNKNSFTLEDEECSPSCAILSFTVKDPRLLPTKETKDFHEPDSIIDMQEVGASDHISLTGNLDKNKKVASPSCPKPEGIETLSGGRNLWDSSSRIDPPEEENELCMEKHQQRMGFFCLDEPKPGPPKTSNKVQCSCSCPILLLKNNNKKGSPMGWSIVVPISWARVFWNFLVSKGAHVIGLREKHWIACEIGLPYFPSDFPDCNSYLTLNEIEAAASRKNAEQHPPAVRPFRIPIPSPWNVVHTAFDKLSRRVKEAQVSSGENIVRKYSMSNSSCERSDVTSLRYRDSFGGIVARTSSLLTEFLNGIQGEHLLLFPQLQNRKSSLVKVMKDKNMMEKGQNGITQISYNHKLCFVRVHLHAYKEGVFEDGAVICAPCLTDISMWTCSTGSIEGRLEMPNSAVGSYFKEQPSGKWELNVPDDPASREYHRWPVGFVTTGFVRGSKKPTAEAFCEAVLLASLREEQWKEMTVNRRRKEIYVLVRNLRSSAYRVALATIILEEEEEDVRFL
- the LOC107922772 gene encoding ribonucleases P/MRP protein subunit POP1 isoform X2; its protein translation is MAVEGSKKPQASASQPPRKINLQKFAESRAAELESLHSTVSARLNNDFRSRRNKRRRTTAFDNEASKKRNRKRQRLIKVDKSNVSGLETEQKKNESPLPRRLRRRLELKNNPQSGFVTSGDGTKRLRTHVWHAKRFTMAKRWGFYLPLGLHGRGGGSRAVLRWFKQGVLLHDASYNIAVQLEGPEDYLVATLEMVLVPFTSVKSEGVSDSVLSGATYGTAMLHHVGAPLSQPIAPVTYMWRPHQGSKKDDNNNCLDVVGTKEQCRTNYGSCFRQLWVWIHASAFNEGYDALKCACQKLMIERGITINCFSHEGQLARLELIGSKAFQLLQKTVHPVSCIVENSWRLQKCSFQRDRDDFQNKNSFTLEDEECSPSCAILSFTVKDPRLLPTKETKDFHEPDSIIDMQEVGASDHISLTGNLDKNKKVASPSCPKPEGIETLSGGRNLWDSSSRIDPPEEENELCMEKHQQRMGFFCLDEPKPGPPKTSNKQCHKRERGEAFRHKHNGDKRWSIVVPISWARVFWNFLVSKGAHVIGLREKHWIACEIGLPYFPSDFPDCNSYLTLNEIEAAASRKNAEQHPPAVRPFRIPIPSPWNVVHTAFDKLSRRVKEAQVSSGENIVRKYSMSNSSCERSDVTSLRYRDSFGGIVARTSSLLTEFLNGIQGEHLLLFPQLQNRKSSLVKVMKDKNMMEKGQNGITQISYNHKLCFVRVHLHAYKEGVFEDGAVICAPCLTDISMWTCSTGSIEGRLEMPNSAVGSYFKEQPSGKWELNVPDDPASREYHRWPVGFVTTGFVRGSKKPTAEAFCEAVLLASLREEQWKEMTVNRRRKEIYVLVRNLRSSAYRVALATIILEEEEEDVRFL
- the LOC107922772 gene encoding ribonucleases P/MRP protein subunit POP1 isoform X4; the encoded protein is MAVEGSKKPQASASQPPRKINLQKFAESRAAELESLHSTVSARLNNDFRSRRNKRRRTTAFDNEASKKRNRKRQRLIKVDKSNVSGLETEQKKNESPLPRRLRRRLELKNNPQSGFVTSGDGTKRLRTHVWHAKRFTMAKRWGFYLPLGLHGRGGGSRAVLRWFKQGVLLHDASYNIAVQLEGPEDYLVATLEMVLVPFTSVKSEGVSDSVLSGATYGTAMLHHVGAPLSQPIAPVTYMWRPHQGSKKDDNNNCLDVVGTKEQCRTNYGSCFRQLWVWIHASAFNEGYDALKCACQKLMIERGITINCFSHEGQLARLELIGSKAFQLLQKTVHPVSCIVENSWRLQKCSFQRDRDDFQNKNSFTLEDEECSPSCAILSFTVKDPRLLPTKETKDFHEPDSIIDMQEVGASDHISLTGNLDKNKKVASPSCPKPEGIETLSGGRNLWDSSSRIDPPEEENELCMEKHQQRMGFFCLDEPKPGPPKTSNKVQCSCSCPILLLKNNNKKGSPMGWSIVVPISWARVFWNFLVSKGAHVIGLREKHWIACEIGLPYFPSDFPDCNSYLTLNEIEAAASRKNAEQHPPAVRPFRIPIPSPWNVVHTAFDKLSRRVKEAQVSSGENIVRKYSMSNSSCERSDVTSLRYRDSFGGIVARTSSLLTEFLNGIQGFIFMHTRRVFLKTELLYVLHVSLIYQCGLAAQAALKVDSKCLILLWGHTSRNNLLVSGNSMYQMTLLLENIIGGQLVLSQLDLFEGAKSQRQRLSVRLSCLLV